One part of the Bacteroidota bacterium genome encodes these proteins:
- the sprA gene encoding cell surface protein SprA, which produces MKRFRSYSILAFYFCSLMTMVWATGPESVIDVFPSMPLLVPGDSDTTNIILPYPFEDRWADPYNSQAPSSPLYMSDPSNIQTTIQYNPDERQYDISEKIGDEFFRSPSYMTFEEFKEAEFEKSTKNYWKQKANSDNLDKRKGGSPRIYVGGEAFNRIFGGNTIDIRPQGSASLAFGLNISRYDNPTLPERQRRITTFDFREQIQMNVIGNIGEKLKITTNYNTQASFDFENQMKLEYTGYEDEIIQKIEAGNVSLPLNSQLIQGSQSLFGIKTQLRFGRLMVTSLLSQQRGQASNIEVKGGATTTKFDIPCDQYEVNKHYFVGGYFKDQYDISLADLPFINSLVAITRIEVWVTNRNNSTDNTRTILATMDLGEKNFFNTDYISPLSNSPYPDDSSNTLYDQLNAIPNLRNVTQVQNEIASITQLSPSRDYEVVQNARRLATTEYTFNPRLGYISLNQALNGNEVLAVAYEYTIGGQVYRVGDLTNTGIEPPNVMFLKLIKGRVNNTKLPTWDLMMKNIYALGGFQIDRKDFKMDVLYYVDTIGNRLNYIPTSPAQPNVYAKPLNRLFNLDKLNSNNDPRPDGEFDFIEGVMINSANGRIIFPVREPFGSYLRSKFTDSVSAEPYVYQALYDSTRIFAIQQAEKNKFSLKGSYISKYGSDIPLNAINIPQGSVKVTAGGAQLVENVDYTVDYNLGRVKIINQSILNSGTTINIALESNTLFSIQSKTLFGSRFDYTVNKDLVLGGTLLRLNERPITQKVNIGDEPIANTIWGVDGTWRTESRWLTRMIDKLPGISTKEPSNITVAGEFANLIPGNNKAIGKNGTAYVDDFEGSQSTIDLRNVGSWIIASTPNNGLFPEADSITLAYGRNRARFNWYIIDPLFYRDIQDVTPPNIDDNEISNHLVRQVPEKEIFPNRDAPQGQTVVLPVFNMSFYPDERGPYNYDADPSFIDPATGRFTNPADRWGGVMRRIETTDFDVANVEFIQFWMMDPFNSNTQNTNQGGGDLYFNLGNISEDVLKDGKLEYENGLPSDGDTSRATRGVWGFTPQTQPPIIYAFDNNPDARQFQDVGFDGLRNDLEGSFFQDYLNQMQSIVTAQVYQNLTTDPSSDNYHYYRGTDYDNQGLGILDRYKRFSNGEGNSPTDNQSPESYPTAATTIPDVADINKDFNQENSEQFYQYRVSLRPGEMNVGQNFIVDKVTRTVNLPNGNSDQITWYQFKVPIREINGTNPNITRVGDIEGFNTISFIRMFMTGFEQPMTLRFARLELLRGEWRKYNYDLRSTGDVIGTDPNNATFDISVVNIEENGKRTPVNYVIPPGILQEVNIGSTVLQRLNEQSLALKVCDLEDGDARGAFKNLELDLRLYEKIKMFVHAEASGDEDALKNGDLSVFLRMGNDFNENYYEYEVPLTVTGWGVTASDAIWPTSNNIELELEKFVDLKLRRNKAVDNSGGALNITSVYSELESGSNRKFTVRGNPSLSSVRSIMVGIRNPKLDPLAPGGDDGQPKCGEVWVNELRLTDFSKKGGWAANARVNAKLADIGNLTVAGQHKSAGFGPLDQKVSERPVNSETTFNVTSSLYLGKFLPAKANLDIPMYVNYGTIVRNPVYDPLDQDVLFTKSLDEAESKKEKREIKKRSQDYTQNKSINFTNVKKNRGAGATGKPKVYDIENFNFSYGYDEIFHRDINIEYDLVKTHRGAIGYNYNTTPKYIAPFAKTQAMKSKHLKLIKDINLNLIPTSLNFRTDVTRMYGEKLFRNNTGYSDIIRDTFFNKNFEMRRLYDFKLDLTRSIKIDFNANNYSVVDEPEGKIDTKEDRDSIQSNIWGKNFLLGRNKNYQHTGNVSYQVPLNKFPLLDWISVNARYGFNYSWTAGQFLRNSAGAFTTDPRTGNTIQNSNTKQLNGNFTMTTLYNKIPFLKKINSPKPKPAPKPKAEVKKDIKSEMPDSLKAQLPDSLKGKKPPKIKQPGQIPDAVRFIGRMIMGVKTLGFTYSENTGTTLPGYVNYSDVLGQDLNNSSPGYGFTLGSQKDIRERAVRDGWITSDSTLNNPLTRTYSSNFSGRASIEPFTGMKVELTMNRQFSRNNSEFFRYNGTRFESQGVTETGNFSISVIGWGTAFVKDDKTTYSSKTFENFNDFRKIISERLAAENPNSVGFGDPDTFGVVYNAGYGGVQQEVLALAFLAAYTGKSPTGVDLNVFPKIPLPNWRITYDGLSKLPLFKKLFNSVNLSHSYRATYNVNSFQRNITYVDAPFPLVKDISGNFIPRRELAQISMSEQFGPLIGVDVTWKNNMQTRAEFRRDRNVSLTYAGVQITEVKGNEIVLGFGYRMPKFRLPFGISGKKKVSSNSLNLTADFSARRNITIIRRLLEGVNQPTAGLNVYSIKGAADYAVNERLNIRLFYEQTINTPVISTSFPTSNILTGVEVRFSLSQ; this is translated from the coding sequence TTGAAGCGTTTCCGTTCGTATTCAATTCTTGCATTTTATTTCTGCTCGCTGATGACCATGGTATGGGCAACAGGTCCGGAATCGGTGATAGATGTTTTCCCGTCAATGCCCTTGCTGGTTCCCGGTGATTCGGATACAACAAACATCATTTTACCCTACCCTTTCGAAGATCGCTGGGCGGATCCTTATAACTCGCAGGCTCCATCCAGCCCTTTGTATATGAGTGACCCCTCGAATATTCAAACGACGATCCAGTATAATCCCGATGAACGTCAATACGATATTTCTGAGAAAATAGGGGATGAGTTTTTCAGAAGCCCCAGCTACATGACTTTTGAGGAGTTTAAGGAAGCGGAGTTTGAGAAAAGCACGAAGAACTACTGGAAACAAAAAGCAAATTCTGATAACCTCGATAAACGGAAAGGGGGCTCGCCCAGAATTTATGTGGGTGGAGAAGCCTTTAACAGAATTTTCGGAGGAAATACCATCGATATTCGCCCGCAGGGATCTGCTTCCCTCGCCTTCGGATTAAATATCAGCCGCTATGATAACCCGACCCTGCCCGAGCGTCAGCGTCGTATTACCACTTTCGATTTTCGTGAGCAGATTCAAATGAATGTGATTGGTAATATCGGTGAGAAGCTGAAGATTACCACCAATTATAATACACAAGCCAGTTTTGATTTTGAGAACCAGATGAAACTGGAGTATACCGGTTATGAAGACGAGATTATTCAGAAGATAGAAGCCGGTAACGTAAGTCTTCCGCTGAATAGTCAGTTGATTCAGGGTAGTCAGAGTTTATTCGGAATAAAGACACAATTGCGTTTTGGTCGCCTTATGGTCACCAGTTTGCTTTCTCAACAAAGAGGGCAGGCCTCGAATATCGAAGTGAAGGGCGGTGCCACTACCACGAAGTTCGATATCCCCTGTGATCAGTATGAAGTGAACAAACATTATTTTGTGGGAGGATACTTTAAAGATCAGTATGATATCTCACTTGCCGATCTGCCTTTCATTAACTCCCTCGTCGCCATCACCCGTATCGAAGTTTGGGTGACCAACCGGAATAACAGTACGGATAATACCCGTACAATTCTTGCAACGATGGATCTGGGGGAAAAGAATTTTTTTAATACCGACTATATTAGTCCATTGTCAAATTCGCCATATCCTGATGATTCTAGCAATACACTTTATGATCAGTTAAATGCAATTCCGAATTTGCGTAATGTAACCCAGGTTCAGAATGAAATTGCGAGTATCACTCAGTTAAGTCCTTCCCGTGATTACGAGGTGGTACAGAATGCACGTCGTTTGGCTACCACTGAATATACCTTCAATCCTCGTCTGGGATATATCTCCTTAAATCAGGCGCTCAACGGAAATGAAGTACTGGCTGTAGCCTATGAATATACCATCGGCGGACAAGTGTACAGAGTCGGTGACCTGACCAATACCGGTATTGAACCACCCAATGTGATGTTCCTGAAACTGATCAAAGGCCGTGTGAACAATACCAAGCTTCCTACCTGGGACCTGATGATGAAGAACATCTATGCCCTCGGTGGTTTCCAGATCGACCGTAAGGATTTTAAGATGGATGTACTGTATTATGTGGACACCATCGGTAACCGACTGAATTATATTCCTACTTCTCCTGCCCAACCTAACGTTTATGCCAAGCCGCTGAACAGATTGTTTAACCTGGATAAACTGAATTCAAACAACGACCCTCGTCCGGATGGTGAGTTTGACTTTATCGAAGGCGTGATGATAAACAGTGCGAACGGAAGAATTATTTTCCCGGTGCGTGAACCATTCGGATCCTATCTGCGAAGTAAATTCACCGATTCCGTTTCCGCCGAACCCTACGTCTATCAGGCCCTCTATGATTCCACACGAATTTTCGCGATACAGCAGGCCGAGAAAAATAAATTTAGTCTGAAAGGAAGTTATATCAGTAAGTATGGTTCTGATATTCCTCTTAATGCCATCAACATTCCACAGGGATCTGTAAAGGTAACTGCAGGTGGCGCGCAGCTGGTAGAGAATGTGGATTATACCGTAGACTATAACCTCGGTCGCGTAAAGATCATCAATCAGAGTATTTTGAATTCCGGTACAACGATCAATATCGCACTCGAAAGTAATACCCTCTTCAGCATTCAATCTAAAACACTCTTCGGTTCACGATTTGATTATACCGTGAATAAAGATTTGGTATTAGGCGGTACCTTACTTCGACTCAATGAACGTCCCATCACTCAGAAAGTAAATATCGGTGATGAGCCTATTGCCAATACGATCTGGGGAGTAGATGGAACCTGGAGAACGGAGTCGCGGTGGCTGACCCGCATGATCGACAAACTGCCGGGCATTTCAACCAAGGAACCCTCTAACATCACGGTTGCCGGAGAATTTGCAAATCTTATCCCGGGAAATAATAAGGCGATCGGTAAAAACGGTACGGCATATGTGGACGATTTTGAAGGGAGCCAAAGTACCATCGACCTGCGAAATGTGGGAAGCTGGATCATCGCATCTACACCAAACAATGGCTTATTCCCGGAAGCAGATAGTATAACGCTGGCGTATGGCCGAAACAGGGCAAGATTCAACTGGTATATCATCGATCCGCTCTTCTATCGCGATATTCAGGATGTAACCCCTCCGAATATTGATGACAATGAAATTTCGAATCACCTGGTGCGTCAGGTGCCTGAGAAGGAAATCTTCCCGAACCGTGATGCGCCACAAGGTCAGACCGTCGTACTTCCTGTTTTCAATATGTCCTTCTATCCGGATGAACGTGGACCGTATAATTATGATGCTGATCCTTCATTTATTGATCCTGCTACCGGTAGATTTACCAATCCTGCAGACCGCTGGGGTGGTGTAATGCGTCGTATTGAAACAACAGATTTTGATGTAGCCAACGTGGAGTTCATTCAGTTCTGGATGATGGATCCCTTTAACAGCAATACGCAGAATACCAATCAGGGTGGAGGAGATCTTTATTTTAACCTGGGTAATATTTCTGAAGATGTATTGAAGGATGGAAAGCTCGAGTATGAAAATGGATTACCGAGTGATGGTGATACCAGTCGTGCTACAAGAGGGGTATGGGGATTCACGCCTCAAACGCAACCTCCTATTATTTACGCCTTTGATAACAATCCCGATGCACGTCAGTTTCAGGATGTCGGTTTTGACGGATTGAGGAATGATCTGGAAGGTTCATTTTTTCAGGATTACCTCAACCAAATGCAGAGTATCGTTACGGCGCAGGTGTATCAGAATCTGACGACGGACCCCTCTTCCGATAACTACCATTATTACCGCGGGACCGATTATGATAATCAGGGATTGGGTATCCTTGACCGTTACAAGCGGTTCAGTAATGGAGAAGGAAACTCGCCCACCGATAATCAGTCTCCGGAAAGTTATCCCACAGCAGCCACAACCATTCCTGATGTAGCCGATATCAACAAAGATTTTAATCAGGAGAACAGCGAACAGTTTTACCAGTATCGTGTTTCCCTGCGTCCGGGAGAGATGAATGTCGGACAGAATTTTATCGTCGATAAAGTAACCCGTACCGTCAATCTGCCGAACGGCAATAGCGATCAGATCACCTGGTATCAGTTCAAAGTACCTATTCGCGAAATCAATGGAACAAATCCTAACATCACCCGCGTTGGGGATATCGAAGGATTCAATACCATCAGTTTTATCCGGATGTTCATGACCGGATTTGAACAGCCCATGACATTACGTTTTGCGCGACTCGAATTATTACGCGGGGAGTGGAGGAAATATAATTACGATTTAAGATCAACAGGAGATGTTATCGGTACGGATCCTAACAATGCCACTTTCGATATTTCTGTTGTGAATATTGAGGAAAACGGAAAACGTACTCCTGTGAACTATGTTATTCCTCCCGGCATTTTGCAGGAAGTGAATATTGGCTCCACTGTATTACAACGTTTGAATGAGCAATCACTCGCATTGAAAGTTTGTGATCTGGAAGATGGAGATGCACGTGGTGCATTTAAAAATCTGGAACTGGATCTTCGCCTTTATGAAAAGATTAAAATGTTTGTTCATGCCGAAGCGAGTGGTGATGAAGATGCATTGAAGAACGGCGATCTCAGCGTATTCCTGCGGATGGGTAATGACTTCAACGAAAACTACTACGAGTATGAAGTGCCGCTTACCGTAACCGGATGGGGCGTAACGGCATCAGATGCGATCTGGCCGACATCGAATAACATCGAACTGGAGTTGGAGAAATTTGTTGACCTGAAGTTGCGAAGAAATAAAGCGGTGGATAATTCCGGTGGTGCTTTAAATATTACGAGTGTCTATTCGGAATTGGAAAGTGGCTCTAACCGAAAGTTTACTGTAAGAGGTAATCCCTCTCTCAGTTCTGTGCGATCCATCATGGTAGGAATTCGTAATCCGAAGCTGGATCCGCTCGCGCCCGGAGGTGATGACGGACAACCCAAGTGCGGTGAAGTCTGGGTGAATGAATTGCGATTAACTGACTTTAGTAAGAAAGGAGGTTGGGCCGCTAACGCCCGCGTCAATGCGAAACTGGCAGATATCGGAAATCTTACTGTCGCCGGACAACATAAATCAGCCGGCTTCGGACCACTGGATCAAAAAGTAAGTGAACGACCGGTAAACAGTGAAACAACATTCAACGTTACATCATCCCTCTATCTCGGAAAATTCCTTCCGGCAAAAGCCAATCTGGATATTCCGATGTATGTGAACTATGGAACGATTGTCCGTAATCCTGTTTATGATCCGCTGGATCAGGACGTGCTCTTCACCAAGTCACTCGATGAAGCCGAAAGTAAAAAGGAAAAGAGAGAAATTAAGAAACGCTCACAGGATTATACCCAGAACAAGAGCATTAACTTCACCAATGTTAAAAAGAACAGAGGTGCCGGGGCAACAGGAAAACCAAAAGTTTACGATATTGAAAATTTCAATTTCAGCTACGGCTATGACGAGATCTTTCACAGAGATATTAATATTGAATACGATTTAGTAAAAACCCATCGGGGAGCTATTGGTTATAATTACAATACTACTCCTAAATACATCGCTCCTTTTGCAAAAACACAAGCGATGAAGTCCAAGCACCTGAAGCTGATTAAAGACATCAACCTGAATCTTATTCCGACCAGTTTAAATTTCCGTACCGATGTTACCCGCATGTACGGGGAGAAATTATTCAGGAACAATACCGGTTACAGCGATATCATTCGCGATACTTTCTTCAATAAGAATTTTGAAATGCGAAGACTCTATGACTTCAAACTGGATCTGACCCGCAGTATCAAAATTGACTTTAATGCCAATAACTACTCTGTCGTTGATGAGCCGGAAGGAAAAATAGATACCAAGGAGGACAGAGATTCTATTCAGAGTAATATCTGGGGTAAGAACTTCCTCCTGGGACGAAATAAGAACTATCAGCATACCGGAAATGTATCCTATCAGGTGCCATTGAATAAATTCCCTCTCCTCGACTGGATATCAGTGAATGCCCGTTACGGATTTAACTACAGCTGGACCGCAGGCCAATTCCTGCGAAATTCTGCCGGAGCCTTCACCACAGATCCTCGTACAGGAAATACCATTCAGAATTCGAATACAAAACAGTTGAATGGGAATTTCACCATGACCACACTGTATAATAAAATACCGTTTTTAAAGAAAATTAATTCCCCAAAACCCAAGCCTGCACCAAAGCCAAAAGCGGAGGTAAAAAAGGATATCAAGAGTGAAATGCCTGATTCATTGAAAGCACAGCTTCCGGATTCACTCAAGGGAAAGAAGCCGCCAAAAATCAAACAGCCGGGTCAGATTCCTGATGCCGTTCGCTTCATCGGCAGAATGATTATGGGTGTGAAGACGCTTGGATTTACCTACAGCGAAAATACAGGTACTACATTGCCCGGCTACGTCAATTACTCTGACGTGTTGGGGCAGGATCTGAACAACAGTTCTCCGGGTTATGGATTTACTTTAGGATCACAAAAAGATATCAGAGAGCGCGCGGTGAGAGATGGATGGATTACATCCGATTCCACGCTGAACAATCCATTGACAAGAACGTACTCTTCTAATTTTTCAGGCAGGGCTTCAATAGAACCCTTCACAGGCATGAAAGTGGAGCTCACGATGAACAGGCAGTTCAGCAGGAATAACTCCGAGTTTTTCAGATACAACGGTACTCGTTTCGAATCGCAGGGAGTAACGGAAACGGGTAACTTCAGTATCTCCGTGATAGGTTGGGGAACAGCCTTCGTGAAAGATGATAAGACAACGTATTCCAGTAAGACCTTTGAAAATTTCAATGATTTCCGGAAGATTATCTCCGAACGATTGGCAGCAGAAAACCCGAATTCGGTGGGCTTTGGTGATCCTGATACTTTCGGTGTAGTGTATAACGCCGGATATGGTGGTGTACAGCAGGAAGTATTGGCCCTGGCATTTCTTGCCGCCTATACCGGGAAGTCACCTACAGGTGTTGATTTAAATGTGTTCCCTAAAATCCCTCTGCCCAACTGGAGAATTACCTACGACGGTTTAAGTAAATTGCCGCTGTTTAAGAAGTTGTTCAATAGTGTAAATCTTTCGCATAGCTATAGAGCGACCTATAATGTGAACTCCTTCCAGCGAAATATTACGTATGTAGATGCCCCTTTCCCGCTTGTGAAAGATATCTCCGGAAACTTTATACCACGACGGGAGCTGGCTCAAATCTCCATGAGCGAACAATTTGGTCCGCTGATAGGAGTAGATGTTACCTGGAAAAACAACATGCAAACAAGGGCGGAATTCCGTCGCGACCGCAATGTTTCATTGACCTATGCCGGTGTTCAGATTACGGAAGTGAAAGGAAATGAAATTGTATTGGGATTCGGCTACAGAATGCCCAAGTTCCGTTTGCCCTTTGGCATCTCCGGTAAGAAAAAGGTTTCCAGCAATAGCCTCAACCTGACCGCAGATTTTTCAGCGCGTCGTAATATTACCATTATCCGTCGTCTGCTGGAGGGTGTGAACCAGCCAACAGCCGGTTTAAATGTCTATTCCATCAAAGGAGCGGCGGACTATGCCGTCAATGAACGATTGAATATTCGTCTTTTCTATGAACAAACGATAAATACTCCTGTGATTTCCACATCGTTCCCTACTTCCAATATCCTCACCGGCGTGGAAGTCAGATTCTCGTTATCGCAGTAA
- the gcvH gene encoding glycine cleavage system protein GcvH has protein sequence MNIPAELKYTKDHEWIRVEGDIATIGITDFAQGELGDIVYVEIETVGETVDRESIFGTVEAVKTVSDLFMPVTGEVLELNAKLEAQPELVNKDPYGEGWMVKVKYSDASQLADLLSADAYKALVGA, from the coding sequence ATGAATATTCCAGCAGAACTTAAGTACACCAAGGATCACGAATGGATCAGGGTGGAAGGTGACATCGCCACCATTGGTATCACAGACTTTGCACAAGGCGAATTAGGTGATATCGTTTATGTAGAAATTGAAACAGTGGGTGAAACGGTAGACAGAGAATCCATATTCGGAACTGTGGAGGCTGTGAAGACGGTCTCTGATCTTTTTATGCCCGTAACCGGAGAAGTGCTGGAGCTGAATGCAAAATTAGAAGCGCAACCTGAACTGGTCAATAAGGATCCTTATGGAGAGGGATGGATGGTAAAAGTGAAATATTCTGATGCATCACAATTGGCGGATCTTTTAAGTGCTGATGCCTACAAAGCATTGGTCGGTGCCTGA
- a CDS encoding VanZ family protein yields MPTKHWSVPDSLNKSFLKYNWPGISWALLILILSTITPPSFTIPQLFDLFAPDKVAHFVFYAVYVILFTYSFSKMPVETRWTRNQFSIPLFSGAIYGGLIELYQGYILSDRIADWVDFLANSIGALMGWIVMRIWSGFQKKAG; encoded by the coding sequence ATGCCTACAAAGCATTGGTCGGTGCCTGATTCTCTGAATAAATCATTCCTAAAGTATAACTGGCCCGGCATTAGCTGGGCTTTGTTGATTCTTATCCTGAGTACAATTACACCACCTTCTTTTACCATTCCACAGCTTTTTGATTTATTCGCACCGGATAAAGTCGCACATTTCGTTTTTTATGCGGTATATGTAATACTCTTTACTTATAGTTTTTCTAAAATGCCTGTTGAAACGAGGTGGACCAGAAATCAATTCAGCATTCCTCTTTTTTCCGGGGCCATTTATGGAGGACTGATTGAATTGTATCAAGGCTATATTTTAAGTGATCGCATTGCTGACTGGGTGGATTTCCTTGCGAACAGTATTGGTGCTTTGATGGGATGGATAGTGATGAGAATCTGGTCCGGGTTTCAAAAGAAAGCGGGATAG